Proteins encoded within one genomic window of Streptomyces sp. NBC_01314:
- a CDS encoding amidohydrolase family protein, which translates to MIDGETVVDAHVHAPRLSTLKPAWFEWADTFCGDHPWRDAYDERGDPVPERLDALLEAQGVDRALLFCEYSPRATGIQPIDDLLPIVAYNPVRFRLVANVNPHLHHPVVAEAERQLDLGAVAVKLHPVHGGFDPADKELYPLYALCGERGVPVVVHSGTSSFPGARARFGDPQLLLDAVEDFPDVQFVFAHGGRGWWYDTAAFLALTRPNVWLDLAGLPPRKLPEYYARFDLPRLATRWIFGTDWPGVPGTSRNVAALRALGLPADTVRAVLSGNAAKVFPDLGV; encoded by the coding sequence GTGATCGATGGCGAGACCGTGGTCGACGCGCACGTCCACGCCCCGAGACTGTCCACGCTCAAGCCGGCCTGGTTCGAGTGGGCGGACACCTTCTGCGGCGATCACCCGTGGCGCGATGCCTACGACGAGCGGGGCGACCCCGTGCCCGAGCGGTTGGACGCCCTCCTGGAGGCACAGGGCGTGGACCGGGCGCTGCTGTTCTGCGAATACAGCCCACGTGCCACCGGCATCCAGCCGATCGACGACCTGCTGCCCATCGTCGCGTACAACCCGGTCCGCTTCCGGCTGGTGGCGAACGTCAACCCCCACCTGCACCACCCGGTGGTGGCGGAGGCCGAACGCCAGCTGGACCTGGGCGCGGTCGCCGTCAAACTGCACCCGGTGCACGGCGGATTCGACCCGGCCGACAAGGAGCTGTACCCGCTGTACGCGCTCTGCGGCGAGCGGGGCGTCCCGGTCGTCGTGCACTCCGGCACCTCCAGCTTCCCGGGCGCCCGCGCCCGGTTCGGCGATCCCCAGCTCCTTCTCGACGCCGTGGAGGACTTCCCCGACGTACAGTTCGTCTTCGCCCACGGCGGGCGGGGCTGGTGGTACGACACCGCGGCGTTCCTCGCGCTCACCCGGCCCAACGTCTGGCTGGACCTCGCCGGACTGCCCCCGCGCAAACTGCCCGAGTACTACGCCCGGTTCGACCTGCCGAGGCTGGCCACCCGGTGGATCTTCGGCACCGACTGGCCCGGCGTGCCCGGCACCTCCCGCAACGTTGCCGCGCTGCGCGCGCTGGGCCTCCCGGCGGACACCGTGCGGGCCGTGCTGTCCGGCAACGCCGCCAAGGTCTTCCCCGACCTCGGGGTCTGA
- a CDS encoding PaaX family transcriptional regulator C-terminal domain-containing protein — protein MVEGASRGPARKARAGKGTAAGTRPVVSRRRELGDVSARSLLMTMLGEYVLPQSRPVWTSALVEALATFGVEEKSARQALARTAAEGWLASERAGRRVCWALTPPGRRMLTEGAQRIYDFGSGERVWNGTWLVVLVSVPEVKRDLRHRVRTRLTWAGFGSPEPGVWITPRADRETEALGVLKELGLADDAMSFNATYGAVGSEAAMVARAWDLSEVEERYEAFIDEFTGLRPADGAAVLHAQTMLVHEWRRFPFLDPRLPSKLLPAGWSGAKAAELFHTRHAEWSPRALERWEELTEDHGQV, from the coding sequence ATGGTGGAGGGCGCTTCGCGCGGACCGGCACGGAAGGCACGGGCCGGCAAAGGCACGGCAGCGGGCACACGGCCGGTGGTCAGCCGGCGCCGCGAGCTCGGTGACGTCAGCGCCCGCTCGCTGCTGATGACCATGCTCGGCGAGTACGTGCTCCCCCAGAGCCGTCCTGTGTGGACGTCGGCGCTGGTGGAGGCACTGGCGACGTTCGGCGTCGAGGAGAAGTCGGCCCGCCAGGCGCTCGCCCGGACCGCGGCGGAGGGCTGGCTGGCCTCGGAGCGGGCGGGCCGTCGGGTGTGCTGGGCACTCACCCCGCCGGGCCGGCGGATGCTGACCGAGGGCGCCCAGCGGATCTACGACTTCGGCAGCGGCGAGCGCGTCTGGAACGGCACCTGGCTGGTGGTCCTGGTCTCCGTGCCGGAGGTCAAGCGGGACCTGCGGCACCGCGTGCGCACCCGGCTCACCTGGGCCGGCTTCGGCTCCCCGGAGCCCGGTGTGTGGATCACCCCCCGCGCCGACCGTGAGACGGAGGCCCTCGGTGTCCTGAAGGAGCTCGGGCTCGCCGACGACGCGATGTCCTTCAACGCCACGTACGGCGCGGTGGGCAGCGAGGCGGCCATGGTGGCCCGCGCCTGGGACCTCAGCGAGGTCGAGGAGCGCTATGAGGCGTTCATCGACGAGTTCACCGGACTACGTCCCGCCGACGGTGCCGCCGTCCTGCACGCCCAGACCATGCTGGTGCACGAGTGGCGCCGCTTTCCGTTCCTCGACCCGCGCCTGCCTTCGAAGCTGCTGCCCGCGGGCTGGAGCGGGGCCAAGGCGGCCGAACTCTTCCACACCAGGCACGCCGAATGGAGCCCGCGGGCGCTGGAGCGGTGGGAGGAGCTCACCGAGGATCACGGCCAGGTCTGA
- a CDS encoding 3-hydroxyacyl-CoA dehydrogenase family protein, producing MCQRVGVIGAGTMGVGIAYVFAVAGCEVTLAEPDPARADRALETVRARAALARERGKLDAAEADGLPGRIHTVRQIGQLPEEADLLVEAVPERSELKRRVLAEAEERRPVLLASNTSGLSIDDLAAPLRRPGDFLGLHFFNPVWSMPLVEIVRGGRTTEPALNRAHEAAVLIGKETIVVRDAPGFATSRLGVAIGLEAMRMLQDDVASAEDIDRAMELGYRHPMGPLRLTDLVGLDVRLDIARHLAEQYGPRFEPPRILLEKVAAGDLGRKTGRGFYHWGEA from the coding sequence ATGTGTCAGAGAGTCGGGGTCATCGGGGCCGGGACCATGGGAGTGGGCATCGCCTATGTCTTCGCCGTGGCGGGTTGCGAGGTCACGCTGGCGGAGCCCGATCCGGCCAGGGCGGACCGGGCGTTGGAGACCGTCCGGGCCCGGGCCGCCCTGGCGCGGGAGCGCGGCAAGCTCGATGCCGCAGAGGCCGACGGACTGCCGGGCCGCATCCATACCGTCCGGCAGATCGGCCAACTGCCCGAGGAGGCCGACCTGTTGGTCGAAGCGGTTCCCGAACGCTCGGAACTCAAGCGCCGGGTCCTCGCCGAAGCCGAGGAACGACGACCGGTGCTGCTGGCCAGCAACACCAGCGGGCTGAGCATCGACGACCTGGCCGCGCCACTGCGCCGCCCCGGCGACTTCCTCGGCCTGCACTTCTTCAATCCGGTGTGGTCGATGCCGTTGGTCGAGATCGTCCGCGGCGGGCGCACCACGGAGCCGGCGCTGAACCGGGCACACGAGGCCGCGGTGCTGATCGGCAAGGAGACCATCGTCGTCCGCGACGCGCCGGGTTTCGCCACCAGCCGCCTGGGAGTGGCGATCGGACTGGAGGCCATGCGGATGCTCCAGGACGACGTCGCCTCGGCCGAGGACATCGACCGTGCGATGGAGCTGGGCTACCGCCACCCGATGGGGCCGCTGCGGCTGACCGACCTCGTCGGCCTCGACGTACGCCTCGACATCGCCCGGCACCTTGCCGAGCAGTACGGCCCCCGCTTCGAACCGCCGAGGATCCTTCTGGAGAAGGTCGCCGCGGGCGACCTCGGCCGCAAGACCGGCAGAGGCTTCTACCACTGGGGCGAGGCGTGA
- the boxC gene encoding 2,3-epoxybenzoyl-CoA dihydrolase — MVVASNPDAAQAAQGTPEAAAPVVVTFDRRPDAYRHWRLSTDGPVAWLEMDVDEQGGLVPGYELKLNSYDLGVDIELYDALQRLRFEHPEVRSVVLTSAKEKVFCAGANIRMLAASSHQWKVNFCKFTNETRNSMEDASEHSGLTFIAAVNGSCAGGGYELALACDRILLIDDNSSAVALPEVPLLGVLPGTGGLTRVTDKRRVRKDLADLFATRSDGVRGKTAVDWRLVDEVVPRRDFRTIVEQRALEAAERSSRPADARGIALTPLEREITEDGITYRHVRAEYDRSLGLVRITVKGPGEVAPVDAAALHAQGADGWLLALTRELDDLILLLRTNETELGTWVLRTEGDPTLVQAHERAVLGAAAEGDWLGNEIVHYYKRTLKRLDVTSRSLIALIEPGSCFAGLLLELALACDLQYMLDGPPIEDPDSDDRALLTLSEANFGAFPMGNGLTRLQSRFYQEDDHIDWLRRESGQPLSPAQARELGLVTDTPDDIDWEDEIRIVLESRAALSPDALTGMEANHRFVGPETIETKIFGRLTAWQNWIFIRPNAAGPEGALRRYGTGQKAVYDRKRV; from the coding sequence ATGGTGGTGGCAAGTAACCCGGACGCGGCCCAAGCCGCGCAGGGCACACCGGAGGCCGCGGCCCCGGTGGTGGTGACCTTCGACCGGCGCCCGGACGCTTACCGGCACTGGAGGCTGAGCACGGACGGGCCGGTCGCGTGGCTGGAGATGGACGTCGACGAGCAGGGAGGCCTGGTCCCCGGGTACGAGCTGAAGCTCAACTCCTACGACCTGGGCGTGGACATCGAGCTCTACGACGCCCTCCAGCGGCTGCGGTTCGAGCACCCCGAGGTGCGCTCGGTGGTGCTGACCAGCGCCAAGGAGAAGGTCTTCTGCGCCGGGGCGAACATCCGGATGCTGGCGGCTTCCTCGCACCAGTGGAAGGTGAACTTCTGCAAGTTCACCAACGAGACCCGCAACAGCATGGAGGACGCCTCGGAGCACTCCGGGCTGACCTTCATCGCCGCGGTCAACGGCTCCTGCGCGGGCGGCGGTTACGAACTCGCCCTGGCCTGTGACCGGATCCTGCTGATCGACGACAACTCCTCGGCGGTGGCCCTGCCCGAGGTCCCGCTGCTCGGCGTACTGCCCGGCACCGGCGGCCTGACCCGGGTCACCGACAAGCGCCGCGTCCGCAAGGACCTGGCCGACCTGTTCGCCACCCGCAGCGACGGCGTACGCGGCAAGACGGCGGTGGACTGGCGGCTGGTCGACGAGGTCGTCCCCCGCCGCGACTTCCGCACGATCGTCGAACAGCGCGCGCTGGAGGCCGCCGAACGCAGTTCCCGTCCGGCGGACGCCCGGGGCATCGCCCTCACCCCGCTGGAGCGCGAGATCACCGAGGACGGCATCACCTACCGCCATGTGCGCGCCGAGTACGACCGCTCCCTCGGCCTGGTCCGCATCACGGTCAAGGGTCCCGGTGAGGTCGCCCCCGTCGATGCCGCCGCGCTCCACGCGCAGGGTGCCGACGGCTGGCTGTTGGCCCTCACCCGGGAGCTCGATGACCTGATTCTGCTGCTGCGGACGAACGAGACCGAGCTGGGCACCTGGGTGCTGCGCACGGAGGGCGACCCCACGCTCGTCCAGGCCCATGAGCGGGCCGTGCTGGGCGCCGCCGCCGAGGGGGACTGGCTCGGCAACGAGATCGTGCACTACTACAAGCGCACCCTGAAGCGCCTCGACGTCACCAGCCGCAGCCTCATCGCGCTCATCGAACCGGGCAGCTGCTTCGCCGGGCTGCTGCTGGAGCTGGCCCTGGCCTGCGATCTGCAGTACATGCTGGACGGCCCGCCCATCGAGGACCCCGACAGTGACGACCGGGCCCTCCTCACCCTCTCCGAGGCGAACTTCGGCGCCTTCCCGATGGGTAACGGCCTCACCCGCCTCCAGTCCCGCTTCTACCAGGAGGACGACCACATCGACTGGCTGCGCCGCGAGAGCGGGCAGCCCCTGAGCCCCGCCCAGGCCCGCGAGCTCGGCCTCGTCACCGACACGCCCGACGACATCGACTGGGAGGACGAGATCCGCATCGTCCTGGAGAGCCGGGCGGCGCTGAGCCCGGACGCGCTGACCGGGATGGAGGCCAACCACCGGTTCGTCGGCCCGGAGACCATCGAGACCAAGATCTTCGGACGGCTCACCGCCTGGCAGAACTGGATCTTCATACGCCCCAACGCCGCCGGCCCCGAGGGCGCGCTGCGCCGCTACGGCACCGGCCAGAAAGCGGTCTACGACCGGAAGCGAGTGTGA
- a CDS encoding NAD(P)/FAD-dependent oxidoreductase: MSPPPTDHDTDLLIVGAGPTGLFAAYYAGFRGLSVTVLDSLPEPGGQINAMYPEKQIFDIAGFPAVRGRELVERLLEQAAPYDPHHLLGHRADMLERTAEGTFVVTTRQGARVRARAVLITGGIGTFTPRPLPAAAAYEGAGLAYFVRRPDDYAGQDVVIVGGGDSAFDWALTLHPIAASVTLVHRRDAFRAHPATVAAVRAAGVEIITEAELSRVSGDGRSIEAVEITRRVPGDGMTHHLPCQGIIAALGFTANLGPLLAWGIDIENRRHIPVDSAMRTSVPGIYAAGDINDYPGKVRLIAVGFGEAATAVNNAAHHIDPEQPVFPGHSTDVPTTAPAVA; encoded by the coding sequence ATGTCCCCGCCCCCCACCGATCACGACACGGATCTACTCATCGTGGGAGCCGGCCCCACCGGCCTGTTCGCCGCCTACTACGCCGGCTTTCGCGGCCTGTCCGTGACCGTGCTGGACTCGTTGCCCGAGCCGGGCGGCCAGATCAACGCCATGTACCCGGAGAAGCAGATCTTCGACATCGCCGGATTCCCTGCGGTACGGGGACGGGAACTCGTCGAGCGGCTCCTGGAGCAGGCGGCGCCCTACGACCCGCACCACCTGCTCGGCCACCGGGCCGACATGCTGGAGCGGACCGCGGAGGGCACCTTCGTCGTGACCACGCGCCAGGGGGCGCGGGTCCGGGCCAGGGCTGTGCTCATCACTGGCGGCATCGGCACCTTCACTCCCCGCCCGCTGCCGGCCGCCGCCGCGTACGAAGGGGCGGGGCTGGCCTACTTCGTGCGCCGGCCGGACGACTACGCGGGCCAGGACGTCGTGATCGTCGGCGGTGGCGACAGCGCCTTCGACTGGGCCCTCACCCTGCACCCGATCGCCGCCTCCGTGACCCTCGTCCACCGCCGCGACGCCTTCCGCGCGCACCCGGCCACCGTGGCCGCCGTACGAGCAGCGGGCGTGGAGATCATCACCGAAGCCGAACTGTCCCGCGTGAGCGGCGACGGCCGGAGCATCGAGGCGGTCGAGATCACCCGACGGGTCCCCGGCGACGGGATGACCCACCATCTGCCCTGCCAGGGGATCATCGCGGCCCTCGGCTTCACCGCCAACCTCGGCCCGCTCCTCGCCTGGGGCATCGACATCGAGAACAGGCGGCACATCCCGGTCGACTCCGCGATGCGTACCTCCGTGCCGGGGATCTACGCGGCGGGCGACATCAATGACTACCCCGGCAAGGTGCGGCTGATCGCGGTCGGCTTCGGCGAGGCCGCCACCGCCGTCAACAACGCCGCGCACCACATCGACCCGGAACAGCCGGTGTTCCCTGGCCACTCCACCGACGTCCCGACGACGGCCCCGGCCGTCGCGTAG
- the fdxA gene encoding ferredoxin, translated as MPYVIAEACIDITDRSCMEECPVDCIYEGDRKLYINPMECIDCGNCEPVCPVQAISQDRRVPAELKDFVADNKRFFTEPLPGRDAPIGAPGGAAGHGPAGTDTELVAGYDPRG; from the coding sequence ATGCCCTACGTCATCGCTGAGGCGTGCATCGACATCACGGACCGCTCCTGCATGGAGGAGTGCCCCGTCGACTGCATCTACGAAGGCGACCGCAAGCTCTACATCAATCCCATGGAATGCATCGACTGCGGCAACTGCGAGCCCGTCTGCCCCGTGCAGGCGATCTCCCAGGACCGCCGGGTGCCGGCGGAGCTGAAGGACTTCGTCGCCGACAACAAGCGGTTCTTCACCGAGCCCCTGCCGGGCCGGGACGCGCCGATCGGTGCACCGGGCGGCGCCGCGGGCCACGGGCCGGCCGGCACGGACACCGAACTCGTCGCCGGGTACGATCCGCGCGGCTGA
- a CDS encoding benzoate-CoA ligase family protein, protein MTDVFNTADYLVDRHVREGNGSRTALVTPVRTLTYEQLAAEVRRVAAGLRALGVRPEERVLMCMVDDVELFTGILAAFHIGAVALPASTMLTGPELGKLVADSRCRVVLGSAEFGPVVRAALQQAPEVEHAVLTGQDTTGLPGHVEGHTWQQLLDGVAGADDGPYPTWPDSPALWLYTSGTTGMPKAAMHRHIDIKFAAENYGQRVLGLGPEDRCLSVAKLFFAYGIGNSLFFPLAAGGTALLEPSRPSPALFAKRAAGDRATVLFGTPSFFGPLLASADIPDDAFTTVRMGASAGEALPARMYDGMLQRFGVEVLDGIGSTEMLHIFISNRSGRVHPGSSGEPVPGYAVELRDIEGRVVEDDNAPGELYVRGESAATGYWCRAETSRQVFLGDWVRTGDTYVRNTDGTYTCMGRTNDLLKAGGIWVSPAEVEERLLAHPDVAEVAVVGAPDADGLDKPVACVVPKPGHEIDPEALVTWCREGLAAFKRPRGVIGLPELPRTPTGKIRRNVLRAMVRDGSWAEAPVPPR, encoded by the coding sequence ATGACCGATGTGTTCAACACGGCGGACTACCTGGTGGACCGGCACGTGCGGGAGGGCAACGGCTCCCGCACGGCCCTGGTCACCCCCGTCCGGACTCTGACCTACGAGCAGCTGGCGGCCGAGGTACGCCGGGTGGCGGCAGGACTGCGGGCCCTCGGCGTACGCCCCGAGGAACGCGTCCTGATGTGCATGGTCGACGACGTCGAGCTCTTCACCGGCATCCTCGCCGCCTTCCACATCGGCGCCGTGGCCCTCCCCGCCTCGACCATGCTCACCGGCCCCGAACTGGGCAAGCTGGTGGCCGACTCGCGCTGCCGGGTCGTGCTGGGCTCCGCCGAGTTCGGGCCGGTCGTCCGGGCGGCGCTCCAGCAGGCCCCGGAGGTGGAGCACGCCGTGCTCACCGGGCAGGACACGACCGGACTTCCGGGCCACGTCGAGGGCCATACCTGGCAGCAGCTGCTGGACGGCGTCGCCGGCGCGGACGACGGGCCGTACCCGACCTGGCCGGACTCGCCGGCCCTGTGGCTCTACACCTCGGGCACCACGGGCATGCCCAAGGCGGCCATGCACCGGCACATCGACATCAAGTTCGCCGCTGAGAACTACGGGCAGCGGGTGCTGGGCCTCGGCCCCGAGGACCGCTGCCTGTCGGTGGCCAAGCTCTTCTTCGCCTACGGCATCGGCAACTCCCTGTTCTTCCCGCTGGCGGCGGGCGGAACAGCACTGCTGGAACCCTCCAGACCGTCCCCCGCGCTGTTCGCCAAGCGGGCGGCCGGCGACCGGGCCACCGTCCTGTTCGGCACCCCCAGCTTCTTCGGGCCCCTCCTCGCGAGCGCCGACATCCCGGACGACGCCTTCACGACCGTACGGATGGGCGCCTCCGCCGGTGAGGCACTGCCCGCGCGGATGTACGACGGGATGCTGCAGCGGTTCGGAGTGGAGGTGCTCGACGGCATCGGCTCCACCGAGATGCTGCACATCTTCATCTCCAACCGGTCGGGCAGGGTCCACCCCGGATCCTCCGGCGAACCCGTCCCCGGGTACGCGGTGGAGCTGCGCGACATCGAGGGCCGTGTGGTCGAGGACGACAACGCGCCCGGCGAGCTGTACGTGCGCGGGGAGTCCGCCGCCACCGGCTACTGGTGCCGGGCCGAGACCAGCCGCCAGGTCTTCCTCGGCGACTGGGTGCGCACCGGCGACACCTACGTCCGCAATACCGACGGCACCTACACCTGCATGGGCCGCACCAACGACCTGCTCAAGGCCGGCGGCATCTGGGTCTCGCCCGCCGAGGTGGAGGAGCGTCTGCTCGCCCACCCGGACGTGGCCGAGGTCGCCGTGGTCGGCGCACCCGACGCCGACGGCCTGGACAAACCGGTCGCCTGCGTGGTGCCCAAACCCGGCCACGAGATCGATCCTGAGGCGCTCGTGACGTGGTGCCGCGAGGGCCTGGCCGCCTTCAAGCGCCCGCGCGGCGTGATCGGACTGCCCGAACTGCCCCGCACACCCACCGGCAAGATCCGTCGCAACGTGCTGCGCGCGATGGTCCGCGACGGCTCCTGGGCGGAGGCGCCGGTGCCTCCGCGCTGA
- the boxB gene encoding benzoyl-CoA 2,3-epoxidase subunit BoxB yields the protein MPTKIDYDSRIPNNVALADDRRLQRALEGWQPKFLNWWGEMGPTLENQGVYLRTAVSVGRDGWAHFDHVNVPDYRWGIFLAEPTPDRRIAFGEHKGQPAWQQLPGEYRADLQRLIVIQGDTEPASVEQQRLLGLTAPSLYDLRNLFQVNVEEGRHLWAMVYLLHAYFGREGREEAEALLFRNSGSPDSPRILGAFNEETADWLAFFMFTYFTDRDGKYQLGSLKESAFDPLSRTCTFMLKEEAHHMMVGTTGIDRVVTRSAQLIREHDTLEIAACGGIPLDIIQKYINFHYTVSLDLFGSETSTNAANYYTAGLKGRWQEERRKDDHRLTDDSAFLHKPESDGSWSQEEVPALLALNLDLRDEYIADCENGLKRWNRILEDHGIAFRLRLPHPGFNRSVGIASGHHITPDGTIVDERTWEASRRHWLPTAEDLAFVRSLMQPVYERGKIANWVAPPVNGINGKPFEYEYVRLV from the coding sequence ATGCCCACGAAGATCGACTACGACTCCAGGATCCCCAACAACGTCGCTCTCGCCGACGACCGCCGTCTGCAGCGGGCGCTGGAGGGCTGGCAGCCCAAGTTCCTCAACTGGTGGGGCGAGATGGGCCCGACCCTGGAGAACCAGGGTGTCTACCTGCGCACCGCCGTGTCGGTCGGCCGCGACGGCTGGGCCCACTTCGACCACGTCAACGTGCCCGACTACCGGTGGGGCATCTTCCTGGCCGAGCCCACCCCCGACCGCCGTATCGCCTTCGGCGAGCACAAGGGACAGCCCGCCTGGCAGCAGCTGCCCGGCGAGTACCGCGCCGACCTGCAGCGCCTGATCGTCATCCAGGGCGACACCGAGCCGGCCTCCGTCGAGCAGCAGCGACTGCTGGGCCTGACCGCGCCGAGCCTGTACGACCTGCGCAACCTCTTCCAGGTCAACGTGGAGGAGGGCCGGCACCTGTGGGCCATGGTGTACCTGCTGCACGCCTACTTCGGCCGGGAGGGCCGCGAGGAGGCCGAGGCGCTGCTCTTCCGCAACTCCGGCAGCCCCGACTCGCCGCGCATCCTGGGCGCGTTCAACGAGGAGACCGCCGACTGGCTGGCCTTCTTCATGTTCACGTACTTCACCGACCGGGACGGCAAGTACCAGCTCGGCTCGCTCAAGGAGAGCGCCTTCGACCCTCTCTCGCGGACCTGCACCTTCATGCTGAAGGAGGAGGCCCACCACATGATGGTCGGCACCACCGGCATCGACCGCGTGGTGACCCGCAGCGCCCAGCTGATCCGCGAGCACGACACCCTGGAGATCGCCGCCTGCGGGGGCATTCCGCTGGACATCATCCAGAAGTACATCAACTTCCACTACACGGTCTCCCTGGACCTCTTCGGCAGCGAGACATCCACCAACGCCGCCAACTACTACACCGCCGGACTCAAGGGACGCTGGCAGGAGGAACGCCGCAAGGACGACCACCGCCTCACCGACGACAGCGCCTTCCTGCACAAGCCGGAGAGCGACGGCAGCTGGTCGCAGGAGGAGGTCCCGGCGCTGCTGGCCCTCAACCTGGACCTGCGCGACGAGTACATCGCGGACTGCGAGAACGGCCTCAAGCGCTGGAACCGAATCCTGGAGGACCACGGGATCGCTTTCCGGCTGAGGCTGCCGCACCCTGGGTTCAACCGGAGTGTCGGTATCGCCTCGGGTCACCACATCACCCCGGACGGCACGATCGTCGACGAGCGGACCTGGGAGGCGAGCCGTCGCCACTGGCTGCCCACCGCCGAGGACCTGGCGTTCGTGCGGTCGCTGATGCAGCCGGTCTACGAGCGCGGCAAGATCGCGAACTGGGTCGCGCCGCCGGTCAACGGCATCAACGGCAAACCGTTCGAGTACGAATACGTCCGCCTGGTGTAA